In Platichthys flesus chromosome 21, fPlaFle2.1, whole genome shotgun sequence, the following are encoded in one genomic region:
- the eef1a1l3 gene encoding elongation factor 1-alpha-like yields MVKEKSHVNMVVIGHVDGGKSTTTGHLVYKCGGIDQRKLEKFEKASAQMGKSSFKFAWVLDKLKAERERGITIDISLLKFNTQKYTMTVIDAPGHRDFIKNMITGTSQADVALLVVSAAKGEFEAGVSRSGQTREHALLAYTLGVKQMIVCVNKMDLTEPPYCQKRFDEVTRGVSGFLKKIGYDPVTVPFVPISGWTGENMITATQKMPWFQGWKVRRREGNSNGRTLLEVLDSIQPPVRTINKPLRLPLQDVYKIGGVGTVPVGKIETGVLKPGMTLMFSPAKLTAEVKSIEMHHQGMETALPGHNVGFNIKNVAVKNLRRGDVAGNAQQDPPSVVSSFEAQLIILNHPGKVKAGYSPVLDCHTTHVTCRFAELKEKLDRRTGKKLEDSPQGLVSGDAATVRLVPIKPMCVESFFTYPPLGRFAARDLKQTVAVGVIKSVVKDHGSKPPKAQVVK; encoded by the exons ATGGTGAAAGAGAAGTCCCACGTCAACATGGTGGTCATTGGCCACGTCGACGGTGGCAAGTCCACCACCACCGGACACCTGGTCTACAAATGTGGAGGCATCGaccagaggaagctggagaagtTTGAGAAGGCGTCTGCACAG ATGGGGAAGAGTTCCTTCAAGTTTGCCTGGGTGCTGGACAAGCTGAAGGCTGAGAGGGAGCGTGGAATCACCATCGATATTTCACTGCTGAAATTCAACACACAAAAGTACACCATGACAGTAATTGACGCTCCGGGCCATCGAGACTTCATCAAGAACATGATAACCGGAACATCACAG GCTGATGTTGCCCTCCTGGTGGTCTCTGCAGCTAAAGGGGAGTTTGAGGCGGGTGTATCGAGGAGTGGTCAGACCAGAGAGCACGCCCTGCTGGCTTACACCCTGGGTGTGAAACAAATGATTGTCTGTGTGAACAAAATGGATCTGACCGAGCCGCCCTACTGCCAGAAGCGCTTTGACGAGGTGACGCGAGGCGTGAGCGGCTTCCTCAAGAAGATCGGGTACGACCCTGTGACCGTGCCCTTTGTTCCCATCTCTGGCTGGACTGGGGAGAACATGATCACCGCAACCCAGAAG atgccCTGGTTCCAAGGCTGGAAGGTCCGACGGAGGGAAGGGAACTCCAATGGGAGGACTCTTCTTGAAGTTCTGGACTCGATTCAGCCTCCTGTGCGCACCATCAACAAGCCGCTTCGACTACCTCTGCAGGACGTCTACAAAATTGGAG GAGTTGGGACGGTACCGGTGGGCAAGATTGAAACGGGCGTCCTCAAACCCGGCATGACCCTGATGTTCTCCCCCGCCAAACTCACCGCCGAGGTCAAGTCCATTGAGATGCACCACCAGGGGATGGAGACGGCCCTGCCAGGACACAATGTTGGCTTCAACATTAAGAATGTGGCCGTCAAGAACCTGCGGCGTGGGGACGTGGCCGGCAACGCCCAGCAGGACCCTCCATCAGTCGTCAGCAGCTTCGAGGCCCAG TTGATCATCCTGAACCATCCAGGGAAGGTGAAGGCCGGATACTCTCCGGTGCTGGACTGCCACACCACCCATGTGACCTGTCGCTTTGCCGAGCTGAAGGAGAAGCTCGACCGGCGCACGGGCAAGAAGCTGGAGGATTCACCCCAGGGCCTGGTGTCTGGAGACGCTGCCACTGTCAGACTGGTTCCCATCAAGCCCATGTGTGTGGAGAGCTTCTTCACATACCCTCCCTTAG GTCGCTTTGCAGCCAGAGACCTGAAGCAGACAGTCGCTGTCGGCGTCATCAAGTCAGTGGTGAAGGACCATGGGTCTAAACCACCCAAAGCCCAAGTGGTTAAATAA